The Pseudomonas entomophila genome segment CTATTACGGCCTGCATGGCGCGTTGGTGCCCCTCGGTAGCCAGCAGGACGTGAACTTCTGGCTGGACAGTGATCAGGGCCGCTTCGTGTTCAAGGCCTGCCATGGTAGCTATGCCGAGTCGGAGTTGCAGGCGCAGCACGCGGCGCTGGCTTTCCTGCATCGACAGGGCATCGCCGTGCCGGCTGTGCGTCCGGCGGTTTCCGGCGAAACGCTGCTGGCGCTGGAGATCGAGGGCCAACCCTTGCGCGCCCGGATGCTCGACTACATCGAAGGTGAACCGTTGACTCGCCTCACGCACCTGCCGGCACGGCTGGTGGCCGAACTGGGCAGGCTCTGTGCCCAGGTTGACCAGGCCCTGGCCGGTTTCGACCATCCGGGCCTGGAGCGCACCTTGCAGTGGGACCCTCAGCATGCCCAGGCCCTGATCGAACACCTGTTGCCGACCCTTGAAGCAGGTGCGCGGCGCCAGCAAGTCGAGCGGGTCACCCGTCAGGCTGCCGAGCGCCTACAGCCGCTGGTCGACCTGTTGCCTGTTCAGGCCGTGCACCTGGACATCACCGATGACAACACGGTCTGGCGTCGCGACGACGCGCGGCAATGGCAATTGCAGGGGGTCATCGATTTCGGCGACCTCTGCCGCACCTGGCGCATCGCCGACCTGTCGGTCACCTGCGCGGCCCTGCTGCACCACGCCGAAGGCGACCCGTTGCGGATCCTTCCGGCGATTTCCGCCTACCAGGCGCTGAACCCGCTTGAGGAGGCCGAGCTGCGTGCACTGTGGCCCCTGGTGCTCAATCGCGCAGCGGTGCTGGTGCTCAGCAGCGAGCAGCAACTAGCCGTCGACCCCGGCAACCAGTACGTGCTCGACAACATCGGCCATGAGTGGGAAATCTTCGATACCGCTTGCTCTGTACCGGTGGCGCTGATGGAGGCTGCGATCCTGCAAGCAGCGGGCAGGGTGCCCGAGGCACCTGATTTCAGTGGCAGCCTGGCGCTGTTGCCCGCATTGGTGGGGCAGGTGATCGGCCGTGTCGATCTCGGGGTCCTCAGCCCGCACTGCGAGTTCGGCAACTGGGAGCAGCCGGGGTTCGACCAGCGCCTGCTGGTCGCGCAGCCGGCGCCTTCCAGCAGCCTGCACGGTCAGTACCGACTCTCGCAGACCCATATTGATCGACCCGATGAGCCTGCCACTTGTGCATTGGGGGTGGAACTCAACCTGTTCCCCGGCACCGTGCTGCAGGCCCCCGAGGCGGGCGTCTGGCAGCGCGGCGGCGATAACCGCGGCTGCTTGCGAACCGCGCAGTGGCAACTGTGGCTCAACGGCCTGGAGGAGGCGCCGGCGGATGGCCAGGTGCTGGAGAAGGGCCAGGTGCTAGGTGCCACCTGCGGTTTCCTCAGTGTGCAGTTGTGCCTGGAGGGGGAGGCGCAGCCGCCGTTCTTTGCCAAACCCTCCCACGCCGAGGCCTGGCTGGCCCTGTGCCCCTCGCCACGCGCGCTGCTGGGCTTCGACTGCGACGCCGAGCCACTGGCCGACCCGCTGGCGCTGCTGGCCCGGCGTGACGCCAGCTTCGCTCGTTCGCAGAAGCACTACTACGCCCAGCCGCCGCATATCGAGCGTGGCTGGCGCAACTACCTGATCGACATGCAGGGCCGCTCGTACCTGGACATGCTCAACAACGTCGCCGTGCTGGGCCATGGTCATCCGCGCATGGTCGCCGAGTCGGCGCGCCAGTGGTCGCTGGTCAATACCAACTCGCGCTTCCACTACGCCGCCATCGCCGAGTTTTCCGAGCGCTTGCTGGAAGTAGCGCCGGAAGGCTTCGACCGGGTGTTCCTGGTCAACAGCGGCACCGAGGCCAACGACCTGGCGATCCGCCTGGCCTGGGCCTACAGCGGCGGGCGCGACCTGCTCAGTGTGCTGGAGGCCTATCACGGCTGGTCGGTGGCCACCGACGCCATCTCCACCTCTATCGCCGACAACCCCCAGGCCCTGGAAACCCGGCCGGACTGGGTACACCCGGTGGAAGCGCCGAATACCTTCCGTGGTCGCTTCCGCGGGGCCGACAGCGCCGCCGACTACCTGCGCGATGTCGATGCGAAGCTGGCCGACCTGGATGCCCGTGGTCGCCAGCTGGCGGGCATGATCTGCGAGCCAGTGTATGGCAACGCCGGGGGCATTTCGCTGCCGGCGGGCTACCTGCGCGAGGCCTACGCCAAGGTGCGTCAGCGCGGCGGGGTGTGCATCGCCGACGAGGTTCAGGTTGGCTATGGGCGCCTGGGCGAGTACTTCTGGGGCTTCGAGGAGCAGGGCGTGGTGCCGGACATCATCACCATGGCCAAGGGCATGGGCAACGGCCAGCCGCTGGGGGCGGTGATTACCCGTCGGGAGATCGCCGAGGCGCTGGAGGCCGAGGGCTACTTTTTCTCGTCTGCGGGGGGCAGCCCGGTCAGTTGCCGTATCGGCATGGCGGTGCTGGATGTGATGCGTGACGAAGGGCTGTGGGACAACGCCCGTGACGTGGGGCGCCATTTCAAGGCGCGCCTGGAGGCCTTGGTCGACAAGTATCCGCTTGCCGGCGCCGCCCATGGCTCGGGCTTCTACCTGGGGCTGGAGCTGGTGCGCGATCGCCAGACCCTGGAACCGGCCACCGAAGAGACCATGATCCTGTGCGACCGCCTGCGCGAGCTGGGGATCTTCATGCAGCCGACCGGCGACTACCTGAACATTCTCAAGATCAAGCCGCCGATGTGCACCACGCGGGCGAGCGTGGACTACTTTGTCGACAGTGTGGAGCGAATCCTCGCCGAAGGGCTCTGAGGCGCTGCTTGCGAGCCGGGCAAGTCGATTGTTATCGGTTTGCCTGGCTTTTTTATGCCTAAATAATTTGTATTTTTCTATTTAAAGTCGATATTTATCGGTTGTAATATCGACGCATTGCCATGCTGCCTATACTGGCGAGCCTGCACCTTTTTTGATCACCGACCTGGCGCCCCTGGCACCGGGCCTTCGCAGAGGTTACCCATGAAGACCCTCAACTCGACCCCACGCGCCGACGGCTTCCACATGCCCGCCGAATGGGCCCCGCAGACCCAGGTATGGATGGTCTGGCCAGAGCGCCCGGACAACTGGCGCCTGGGTGGCAAGCCGGCGCAGGCGGCGCACGTGACCTTGGCCAAGGCCATCGCCCGCTTCGAGCCGGTGACCGTGGCGGTGTCTGCCGCTCAGTACGAGAACGCCCGCCGCCAGCTCGACCTGCCCAATATCCGTGTGGTCGAGATCAGCAACGATGATGCCTGGGTGCGCGACACCGGCCCGACCTTCGTCATTAACGATCATGGCGAGGTGCGGGGCGTGGACTGGGGCTTCAACGCCTGGGGCGGCTTCGACGGCGGCCTGTACGCGCCGTGGAACCGTGACGAGGAACTGGCCGCCAAGGTCATGGAGATGGAGCGCGTGCAGCGCTACCACACCGAAGGCTTCGTGCTCGAGGGCGGTTCGATCCACGTCGACGGCGAAGGCACCCTGATCACCACCGAAGAATGCCTGCTCAACCGCAATCGCAACCCGCACCTGAACCGTGAGCAGATCGAGGACATCCTGCGCGAGCACCTGGCGGTGGATACCATCGTCTGGCTGCCGGACGGTCTGTACAACGACGAGACCGACGGCCACGTCGACAACTTCTGCTGTTACGTCAGCCCAGGTGAAGTGTTACTGGCCTGGACCGATGATTCCAATGACCCCAACTACGCACGCTGCCACGCCGCCTACGAGGTGCTGAAAAACACCCGTGACGCCAAAGGGCGCGAGTTCGTGGTGCACAAGATGCCGATTCCGGGGCCGCTTTACGCCACCCAGGCAGAGTGCGACGGTGTCGATCACGTGGTCGGCAGCCAGGAGCGCGACCCTTCGGTGCGCCTGGCCGGTTCCTACGTGAACTTCCTGATCGTCAACGGCGGCATCATCGCCCCGAGCTTCGACGACCCGGCCGATGCGCAGGCCAGAGCGATCCTGGCCAAGGTCTTCCCGGACCACGAAGTGGTGATGATTCCAGGCCGTGAGCTGCTGCTCGGGGGCGGCAACATCCACTGCCTGACCCAGCAACAGCCGGCGCCGGCCAAGCGCTGACT includes the following:
- a CDS encoding aminotransferase gives rise to the protein MPLHTLLHRSSQSRPVVSEAQAQQAVQAYYGLHGALVPLGSQQDVNFWLDSDQGRFVFKACHGSYAESELQAQHAALAFLHRQGIAVPAVRPAVSGETLLALEIEGQPLRARMLDYIEGEPLTRLTHLPARLVAELGRLCAQVDQALAGFDHPGLERTLQWDPQHAQALIEHLLPTLEAGARRQQVERVTRQAAERLQPLVDLLPVQAVHLDITDDNTVWRRDDARQWQLQGVIDFGDLCRTWRIADLSVTCAALLHHAEGDPLRILPAISAYQALNPLEEAELRALWPLVLNRAAVLVLSSEQQLAVDPGNQYVLDNIGHEWEIFDTACSVPVALMEAAILQAAGRVPEAPDFSGSLALLPALVGQVIGRVDLGVLSPHCEFGNWEQPGFDQRLLVAQPAPSSSLHGQYRLSQTHIDRPDEPATCALGVELNLFPGTVLQAPEAGVWQRGGDNRGCLRTAQWQLWLNGLEEAPADGQVLEKGQVLGATCGFLSVQLCLEGEAQPPFFAKPSHAEAWLALCPSPRALLGFDCDAEPLADPLALLARRDASFARSQKHYYAQPPHIERGWRNYLIDMQGRSYLDMLNNVAVLGHGHPRMVAESARQWSLVNTNSRFHYAAIAEFSERLLEVAPEGFDRVFLVNSGTEANDLAIRLAWAYSGGRDLLSVLEAYHGWSVATDAISTSIADNPQALETRPDWVHPVEAPNTFRGRFRGADSAADYLRDVDAKLADLDARGRQLAGMICEPVYGNAGGISLPAGYLREAYAKVRQRGGVCIADEVQVGYGRLGEYFWGFEEQGVVPDIITMAKGMGNGQPLGAVITRREIAEALEAEGYFFSSAGGSPVSCRIGMAVLDVMRDEGLWDNARDVGRHFKARLEALVDKYPLAGAAHGSGFYLGLELVRDRQTLEPATEETMILCDRLRELGIFMQPTGDYLNILKIKPPMCTTRASVDYFVDSVERILAEGL
- the aguA gene encoding agmatine deiminase — translated: MKTLNSTPRADGFHMPAEWAPQTQVWMVWPERPDNWRLGGKPAQAAHVTLAKAIARFEPVTVAVSAAQYENARRQLDLPNIRVVEISNDDAWVRDTGPTFVINDHGEVRGVDWGFNAWGGFDGGLYAPWNRDEELAAKVMEMERVQRYHTEGFVLEGGSIHVDGEGTLITTEECLLNRNRNPHLNREQIEDILREHLAVDTIVWLPDGLYNDETDGHVDNFCCYVSPGEVLLAWTDDSNDPNYARCHAAYEVLKNTRDAKGREFVVHKMPIPGPLYATQAECDGVDHVVGSQERDPSVRLAGSYVNFLIVNGGIIAPSFDDPADAQARAILAKVFPDHEVVMIPGRELLLGGGNIHCLTQQQPAPAKR